Within the Emticicia oligotrophica DSM 17448 genome, the region GCAAATAGTCCAACATTTTTTCGATTTCGGCGGCACTTCCAAAGAAATATTTTCCGATGGTAGCTTCAGAAATGCTCACATAGCTTGCAAACAAATCACCGCCATAAATGCGAAGCAATGTTTTAATAAACTTATCGTAACTAGGTGTTTTTATCTGAAATTTATATAATTCGTGGTTATCAACCGTAAATGATATTTTCGATGGACTAAAGTAGGCATCGCTCAATTGAATGAGCCCTTCATCTTGTAAAACTTTAAGCTCATTATGTGTTTCATGAGCGGGCAATCCGAAAGTGCTGACAAAATCTTGGAAATCAAAATCGTAGCTTTCGAAGTTTTCACCGCCAACTGCCAGACGGAAATAGTTTGCCAAAGCCTGATACACCCTTTTTATATTTTCAATGGGTGGATATTTTTGTTCTACCTGTTTAGCAACGTCATCTAAATCGCCTCTTGTATAAAGTAATACCGCAAAAGCTTTTTTACCGTCTCTTCCGCCACGGCCCGCTTCTTGATAATAGGCCTCAAGCGTTTCGGGTAGGTCGAGATGAATTACTACTCGAACATCTGGTTTGTCAATGCCCATACCAAAAGCATTAGTTGCCACTATCACCCGTGTTTGATTACTTATCCAAGCTTCTTGTTTTTTGAAGCGTTCGGGTGTTGAGAGCCCTGCGTGGTAATAATCAGTACTTATTCGATTTCTATTGAGCCAGTCAGAAATTTCTTTTGTACGACGCCTACTACGTACGTAAACGATGGCTGTTCCTTGTACTTTTTGTAGAATTTCAAAGAGTTTTTTCTCCTTACTTTCTTCACAAAAGACTGAATAAGAGATATTTGGTCGGGCAAAACTTTGTTGAAAAACTTGTGGATTTTTAAGGGATAGTTTTTCAATGATGTCTTGTTGAGCCTCTTTAGTTGCAGTAGCTGTGAGTGCAATGGTTGGTGCGTTACCCGTAAACTTTCTGAATTCTGGAATCTTTAGGTAGGGTGGGCGGAAGTCATACCCCCACTGTGAAATACAGTGAGCCTCATCAATCACAAGTAGGCATACTTTCATTAGTTTCGTGCGAACCTGCATGATTTCGGTCAGCAATCGTTCGGGCGAAACATACAAGAATTTAAAATCGCCATAAACAAAATTATCGAGAGTATAGTCGATTTCGTTTCGGTGCATACCCGAATAAATGGCAGCGGCTTTTACACCTCGTTTACGTAGCTGCTCTACTTGGTCTTTCATGAGTGCCACCAAAGGTGTGATGACAATACAAACACCCTCCATGGCTAAGGCAGGTACTTGAAAGCAAATAGATTTTCCCCCGCCAGTAGGCATCAAAGCAAGTGTATCTTTCTTCGCTAAAACAGAATTGATAATATCTTCTTGTAAAGGTCGGAAAGTATCGTATTGCCAGTATTCTTTTAATATTTCTAATGGGGTCTGCATCGCTAAATACAAAAACTTCGTCTTTGACTACAAAGATAAAAGTGTAGTAAGTTGAAGTGTGTGAAATTTTTGATTTTCTTAATTACTACAAGCCGACACAATCAATGATTTCATCGTTATTTACATATAATCACTCAACAAAAGTATTAGAAATTACGTTAGAATTGATATATTGTAAAATATTTAAAGAGCAACCCTATTACCTTGGTTTACGTATATTTAAGAGAGCCTGACAAATCAGAAGATTAACGTTTAAAATTATGAGAAAAATTTACCTATCTGTCTTACTATTATTAATGGTAATGTCAGTTTTTGCCCAAACAAAGGCTAAACCACGCCACAATGATATAAGTCCATCAAACCCTGATAAAATTGAATTTATGAAGGGTAAAATGATTGTTTGCCCTGGTATTTTTGAAGATGCCAACACTTTTGTGCCAATGGCTAAAGAAGTAGAAGAAGCTCTTAAAGGTCAGAAAGCTCGTGGAGCCGCTGCTGCTAAAACTACATTTATCGTAACATATAATGGTTTTTCTCCTGCTGCACAAAGAGCATTTCAAGCGGCGGTAGATATTTGGGCAAATTTAATTAGTTCTCCTGTTCCTATTCGAATTACGGCTACTTGGAGGGCTATTGATAGTGGAAATACTGGGGGGACAATCTTAGGGCAGGCTTCTCCAGCTGATTTTACTCGAAACTTTCCTGGTCAACAACGTTACAATACTTGGTATCCGATTGCCTTGGCGGAAAAAATAGCTGGGCAGGAACTTAACTCAATAAATGACCCAGATATTACAGCAGAATTTAATAGTTCTGCACCATGGTATTTAGGAACAGCGGCTCCAGGTGCGAATCAGTTTGACTTCACTTCGGTTGTTTTACACGAACTATGTCATGGACTTGGTTTTACCGCCTCTCTTCGTGTGAATAGTACGAATGGACAATGGGGTTTCGGTACGGGTTCTCCTTTTGTGTATGACCATTTTGTAGAGAACGGTACTGCACAGTTGCTGATTAATACTGCCAATTTCGCTAATCCGTCAGTTCCTTTAAAAGATCAAATGACAAGTGACAACTTGTTTTATAATAGTCCTACTGCAACAAATTCAAATAATGGAGTAAAAGCGAAAATCTATGCTCCAAATACTTACCAAGCTGGTTCAAGTATTTCACACGTAAATGATGCAACGTATCCATCAGGTAATCCAAACTCATTGATGACTGCCTCTGCAAGTTTGCGTGAGATTATCAGAGACCCAGGCCCGATTGTCAAAGGTATTTTTGCCGATATGGGTTGGAAAGGCACTTCACTTTTGCATACAAGAGTAAAAAATATTGAGAATACAGTTAGTAAGGTAACAATCAAGGCTACAATTACGAGTGATACGACTTTAGTGGCTGGCTCGGCAAAGGTATTTTATACAGAAAATGATACCTTAATGACTAATGCAAAGCCATTGAATTTGGTAAGGATTGGCAATACAAACGACTACTCTGTGGATGTACCAATTACGAAAACACCTTCAATTATTAGATACTATTTAGTGGTTGAAGATGATTATAAGCGTAAAAATACAGCACCTGCTGAAGCTCCGACAAAAGGATATTATGGTTTTAGTGTAGGTAATGCTGACGTAACCGCACCTTTTGTAACGACAAACCCGCCAACAGTGGTGCCAACCAATGGCTTAGTAGATATTTTTGCTAATATTGAAGATAACTTCGAGCATGGTATTGATACTGTTTATGTTGAGTACAAACTCAATGGTGTTGACCAAAAACCTTTTGGTGTAAAGAAATATAATCCACTCACTGATGATAAAGCTTATTCACAAGGACGTAATGATGCTTTTTCTTATTTAGCAAAAACACCTTTTGGTTCATTGAAGCAAAATGACCGTGTACTTTATAGAATTGTAGCAATAGATAAGTCGAAAAATAAGAATAAGACGGTGCTTCCAGCTTACTTAAATACTCCGGGTACGAATGTAGTACCAACACCCGATTATTA harbors:
- a CDS encoding RecQ family ATP-dependent DNA helicase codes for the protein MQTPLEILKEYWQYDTFRPLQEDIINSVLAKKDTLALMPTGGGKSICFQVPALAMEGVCIVITPLVALMKDQVEQLRKRGVKAAAIYSGMHRNEIDYTLDNFVYGDFKFLYVSPERLLTEIMQVRTKLMKVCLLVIDEAHCISQWGYDFRPPYLKIPEFRKFTGNAPTIALTATATKEAQQDIIEKLSLKNPQVFQQSFARPNISYSVFCEESKEKKLFEILQKVQGTAIVYVRSRRRTKEISDWLNRNRISTDYYHAGLSTPERFKKQEAWISNQTRVIVATNAFGMGIDKPDVRVVIHLDLPETLEAYYQEAGRGGRDGKKAFAVLLYTRGDLDDVAKQVEQKYPPIENIKRVYQALANYFRLAVGGENFESYDFDFQDFVSTFGLPAHETHNELKVLQDEGLIQLSDAYFSPSKISFTVDNHELYKFQIKTPSYDKFIKTLLRIYGGDLFASYVSISEATIGKYFFGSAAEIEKMLDYLHQVGIITYQKQKTIPQLTFLTARQDAKHLAINVTEIQRRKQRDLEKVAAVVRFVEDRRRCRQQMLQEYFNEFTNYTCGICDNCLKQKKQEWPVPIEVYAKYRQKILDIIPAPVNQIVDYQFFNNKYFVKEVIRKMIENEEIRFTELGIVERVGV
- a CDS encoding T9SS type A sorting domain-containing protein, translated to MRKIYLSVLLLLMVMSVFAQTKAKPRHNDISPSNPDKIEFMKGKMIVCPGIFEDANTFVPMAKEVEEALKGQKARGAAAAKTTFIVTYNGFSPAAQRAFQAAVDIWANLISSPVPIRITATWRAIDSGNTGGTILGQASPADFTRNFPGQQRYNTWYPIALAEKIAGQELNSINDPDITAEFNSSAPWYLGTAAPGANQFDFTSVVLHELCHGLGFTASLRVNSTNGQWGFGTGSPFVYDHFVENGTAQLLINTANFANPSVPLKDQMTSDNLFYNSPTATNSNNGVKAKIYAPNTYQAGSSISHVNDATYPSGNPNSLMTASASLREIIRDPGPIVKGIFADMGWKGTSLLHTRVKNIENTVSKVTIKATITSDTTLVAGSAKVFYTENDTLMTNAKPLNLVRIGNTNDYSVDVPITKTPSIIRYYLVVEDDYKRKNTAPAEAPTKGYYGFSVGNADVTAPFVTTNPPTVVPTNGLVDIFANIEDNFEHGIDTVYVEYKLNGVDQKPFGVKKYNPLTDDKAYSQGRNDAFSYLAKTPFGSLKQNDRVLYRIVAIDKSKNKNKTVLPAYLNTPGTNVVPTPDYYEFIVSDLKTQTPVTVYLNTFDTANDDIAGIGGWGIAQPTGFTNGALHSAHPYKNGGNEDLQSNTIALLRIPIQLKQDLDSATITFDEVALVEPGESGSTFGDSNFYDYVVVEGSYDGGASWIPFEDGYDASRDASWEKAFNSAGVNGTFIGADGKSYQSSDSRGTATSALFKTHTIKMLSSGDFAAGDVVLIRFRLFADELTYGWGWVIDNLKVQVPPPPPVLATEQSAERVLTLTPNPSPDEILISTNLAKPGRVKMEVLSSKGVKVMEREFLPEVNTFNQKIDLRDLTVGTYMVRLYTENGVVVKRFVVNK